From the genome of Sporocytophaga myxococcoides DSM 11118:
TATCTTCTTTACTGATTACGGAGATTCCGATAGAAGACCCCTGGTAAGGAGCTTTTACCACAAATGGAAGTCCTAGTTCATTCTTAAAATGATGGAAAAAAGATGATTTGTCTGTTTCATTCAGCCAGTCTGCTTTTTTCAGATAAAGATTTCTGGGTCCCGGAAATCCTGCATTCTTCATCAGTTTCTTTTGTACGATCTTGTTGATTCCGATAGAAGAAGGAAGTATCCCTGATCCAGAATAAGGAATATTATACCACTCCAATAATCCCTGAATGTTCCCGTCTTCACCGTATGGACCGTGAAGTGCCAGAAACGCAAAGTCAAAGAGCTTTGAGAATTCATCAGGCTGAATTCTTCTTCCTACCTGCCGAATAACGTTTTCTCTTTCTTCTATGCTTAAATCTCCCAGAGATTCGATATATATCTGAAATCCTCGTGGAGTAGGGGGAAGATGGTTAAACGGAGGGAAAAAATCTCTGATAGTACCTTTATATATGTATTGCCAATCCAGTAGGATAAAGTCACCTACACTGTCAACAAATACTGGAACAGCTTCAAATAAATTCTTATTAAGATTGTCATAAACGGTACGTCCACCTGCAAAGGAAATCTCTCTTTCTCTTGACTGTCCGCCAAAAAATATTCCTATTTTCATGATATAATCCTTCTTTTTACCGGTTAAAGTATATTTTGGGTTGATGTATTAAAAATTAATACCGACAGTAAAGCAGTATTATTGTTTTGTAATAAGTTGAATATCTACTAGTATACTGTTGATGGCATTACTGCGTGCGGGTCGTCCGGAGCCGTGATATTTACCGCTACTACACTGGTAATTTCCGGAACAGCTTTTTTGATAGCTTCTTCCACTCCAGCTTTTAATGTCATAGCAGACATCGGGCAAGAACCGCAAGCTCCCAGAAGTTCAAGTTTGGCAACCATATTTTCTGTTACCTCTATTACTCTTACATTACCTCCGTCAGCTTCCAGGTATGGTCTGATGCTGTTCAAAGCAGCTTCTACTTTTTCAATTAATCCGGAATTTGGTGCTGTAGTATTCATTTTATCTTTTATAAGCCTTGTAAACTTAATTTTTTAAACTTTGATTTCCACTCTTTTGGTAGCCTCAGACTCTGCATTTCTGATTGCAACTTGCTGAGCGAGCGCTTCTGCAAGCTCTTTGAATGCTTCTGCAATTACGTCATTTTGCATTGCTGCAGGCTTTCCGTTGTCTCCACACTCTCTGATTCCCTGCACCAATGGTATCTGTCCTAATAAGGGAACGTTATTACTTTCGGCAAATCCTTTACCTCCGTTTTCCCCAAAAATAAAATATTTATTATCAGGTAGTTCAAGTGGGGTAAAATAAGCCATATTTTCAACAACTCCCAAAACGGGTACATTAATTTGTGGTTG
Proteins encoded in this window:
- a CDS encoding NifU family protein encodes the protein MNTTAPNSGLIEKVEAALNSIRPYLEADGGNVRVIEVTENMVAKLELLGACGSCPMSAMTLKAGVEEAIKKAVPEITSVVAVNITAPDDPHAVMPSTVY